A portion of the Acanthopagrus latus isolate v.2019 chromosome 21, fAcaLat1.1, whole genome shotgun sequence genome contains these proteins:
- the per2 gene encoding period circadian protein homolog 2 isoform X3, producing MSEDSDLKPFHFPVLEDEDEAPECSSMARGASGCSSMSQLHRMGGYSQGGPDLGLPSEGSDSSGHDPSASPHNHRKNARSRSLREEDVEMKSSGSSGSGTESHGNESHGNESHGNESHGHESTGSSNGNSKDSALLESSESNKSSNSHSPSPPSSSNAFSLLSSEQDNPSTSGCSSQESAKAKTQKEVIKTLKELKLHLPAEKRHNNKSSTLNTLKYALRCVKQVEANEEYYQLQMINDSQPSGLDVSSYTIEEIDSITSEYTLKNNDIFAVAVSLNTGRIVYISDQAASILNCKRDVFKNTKFVEFLTPQDVSVFYSFTTPYRLPSWSMCTGAESSPSDCMQEKSFFCRISGGKECEGNLKYYPFRMTPYLMKVQDTVHAEDQFCCLLLAERVHSGYDAPRIPTDKRIFTTTHTPSCVFQDVDERAVPLLGYLPQDLIGTPVLLHLHPNDRPTMLGIHKKILQYAGQPFDHSSIRFCARNGEYIILDTSWSSFVNPWSRKVSFVIGRHKVRTGPVNEDVFVTPPSSVAEMKNMDSDIQEVTEQIHRLLLQPVHNSGSSGYGSLSRTDHILGMTSSSESLDNGHGSKMQQVAEEVSDKARPRTFQEICKGIHLQKSQEQQTTKPHYKKSGCIESVQKSSAVVRPKDSAAPLSMRDIEVTMEESRSSVQEEMPFFDQAGCSYQQISCLDSVVRYLESCNVPITMKRKCQSSSNTTSSNSDDGKQKGSDSMQASEEPALLKDQSGLSALDVRDKKSSDAATAVVGTSLPLPVPNKPESVVSITSQCSYSSTIVHVGDKKPQPESEIIEDVPGTGETVESVQNIWAPPLPAVSPPCQERESYKKLGLTKQVLAAHTQKEEQAFLYRFKEHRGLTALRANCSQYLERQRGQMASDSAPAARSLKPGAEPTTRRGTRIKRSKSKRAKQIESSDSTVSRHGRQQLRPPRLNHGLNPTSWSPSETSQSTFPMAYPSMMPGYPLQVYPRDSSAATHTHATLQGCRENQVPQAPPCPSSIHAPPYTAPMVTAPMVTAPMVTTPMVTPIVALMLPNYVYPPVATGLPPPQPVFHTDAGGFPTQTQPFCQAAFPVQVPFTAPPSFSVPNQFTPQAGYLTPSFFFPPSSETPKAQMEGQSRSSTPQSGGVGDPASPPLFQSRCSSPLNLLELELSVDRQDSTALSCGGQGNNTTEREKGASGSQAKERDLKQASSRGDGNNSDVNSLSSDMLDIILHEDSCSGTGSATSGSMGSGSNGCGTSASGTSNSGTSQSRTSGSRGSASGTSGSGTGSNNSSNYFGSVDSSQNSQKVNGHSEGRPMEMERSDHYINDIQRVLQEDREKLRLLHKSQPRFSEEQKKELFEVHPWMKKGRLPKAIDVKVCTCCDGASEAAAVAAVVEAAEDQPDLDIADTDTEEVGCQQRPGEEPTNTVVISCHSPSLGTTSETINC from the exons ATGTCAGAAGATTCAGATCTCAAACCCTTTCACTTTCCAGTgctggaggatgaggacgaAGCCCCAGAGTGCAGCTCCATGGCAAGGGGGGCCTCAGGGTGCAGCTCCATGTCACAGCTGCACCGGATGGGTGGCTACAGCCAAGGCGGGCCTGACCTTGGCCTCCCGTCAGAAGGCAGCGACAGCAGCGGGCACGACCCTTCTGCATCACCGCACAACCATCGCAAGAATGCACGCTCCCGATCGCTCCGCGAGGAGGACGTGGAAATGAAGAGCAGTGGGTCCAGTGGGAGTGGTACCGAATCACACGGCAATGAAAGCCACGGCAATGAGAGTCATGGCAACGAGAGCCACGGGCATGAGTCAACGGGCAGCTCCAATGGCAACAGTAAAGATTCAGCACTTCTTGAGTCCTCTGAAAGCAACAAGAG CTCCAACTCCCACAGTCCATCTCCCCCCAGCAGCTCAAATGCCTTCAGTCTGCTGAGCTCGGAGCAGGACAACCCGTCAACCAGCGGCTGCAG TAGTCAAGAGTCCGCCAAAGCCAAGACTCAGAAGGAGGTGATTAAAACTCTGAAGGAGCTGAAGCTTCACCTGCCCGCTGAGAAGAGACACAATAACAAGTCGAGCACGTTGAACACCCTCAAGTATGCGCTGCGCTGTGTTAAGCAGGTGGAAG CCAATGAGGAGTATTACCAGCTGCAGATGATCAATGACAGTCAGCCCTCAGGCCTTGATGTATCCTCTTACACGATAGAGGAGATAGACAGCATCACTTCTGAATACACTCTCAAAAACAAT GACATTTTTGCAGTCGCGGTGTCTCTCAACACGGGAAGGATAGTCTACATTTCCGATCAGGCTGCCTCCATCCTCAACTGTAAGAGGGATGTGTTCAAGAACACCAAGTTTGTGGAGTTCCTGACGCCGCAGGACGTCAGTGTGTTCTACAGCTTCACAACGCCTTACCGCCTGCCTTCCTGGAGCATGTGCACTGGTGCAG AGTCATCACCATCTGACTGCATGCAGGAGAAATCCTTTTTCTGTCGTATCAG TGGTGGGAAGGAGTGTGAGGGGAATCTGAAGTACTATCCATTCCGCATGACTCCCTACCTGATGAAGGTCCAAGACACTGTGCACGCTGAAGACCAgttctgctgcctcctgctggctGAGAGAGTCCACTCTGGTTATGATG CACCCAGAATTCCAACAGACAAACGCATcttcaccaccacacacactcctagttgtgtgtttcaggatgtGGATGAGAG GGCGGTGCCTCTCCTCGGGTACCTCCCCCAGGACCTGATTGGCACACcagtcctcctccacctgcatccCAATGACCGGCCCACTATGTTGGGTATTCACAAAAAGA TCCTTCAGTACGCAGGGCAACCGTTTGACCATTCGTCCATCCGGTTCTGTGCGCGAAATGGCGAATACATCATCCTTGACACCAGTTGGTCCAGTTTCGTTAACCCCTGGAGCCGCAAGGTCTCCTTTGTTATCGGGAGACACAAAGTGCGCAC GGGCCCTGTGAATGAAGATGTTTTCGTAACCCCGCCATCGTCTGTGGCCGAGATGAAGAACATGGACTCTGACATCCAGGAGGTTACTGAGCAGATCCATCGGCTCCTGCTACAG CCGGTTCATAACAGTGGCTCCAGTGGCTACGGCAGCCTGAGCAGAACTGACCACATTCTGGGCATGACCTCTTCTAGCGAGAGCCTCGACAACGGCCACGGGAGCAAAATGCAACAAGTGGCAGAGGAAGTGAGCGACAAAGCCAGACCT CGAACGTTTCAGGAAATCTGTAAAGGAATTCACCTTCAGAAGAGCCAGGAGCAGCAAACAACCAAACCACACTACAAGAAAAGCGGCTGCA TAGAGTCCGTACAGAAGAGCTCAGCAGTGGTGCGGCCCAAAGACTCGGCAGCTCCCCTCAGCATGAGGGACATTGAGGTCACAATGGAGGAGAGTAGGTCCTCTGTCCAGGAGGAGATGCCGTTCTTTGATCAGGCCGGCTGCTCCTACCAGCAGATCAGCTGTCTGGACAGTGTTGTCAG GTACTTGGAGAGCTGTAATGTTCCCATCACCATGAAAAGGAAGTGCCAGTCTTCCTCTAACACCACGTCATCTAACTCAGATGACGGCAAGCAGAAGGGATCTGACAGCATGCAGGCGTCTGAAG AACCAGCCCTGTTGAAGGATCAGTCTGGTCTCTCCGCTTTGGATGTTCGAGACAAAAAGTCCAGTGACGCTGCCACAGCGGTAGTGGGCACCTCGCTGCCCCTACCTGTACCTAACAAACCAGAAAGCGTGGTGTCCATAACCAGCCAGTGTAGCTACAGTAGCACCATAGTGCATGTTGGGGACAAGAAACCTCAGCCCGAGTCAG AGATCATAGAGGATGTCCCGGGGACAGGAGAGACGGTAGAGTCCGTCCAGAACATCTGGgctcctccacttcctgctgtttcCCCTCCCTGTCAGGAGAGGGAGTCCTACAAGAAGCTGGGCTTGACCAAGCAGGTTCTGGCAGCCCATACGCAGAAGGAGGAGCAGGCCTTTCTGTATCGCTTCAAGGAGCATCGCGGACTCACAGCACTCAGAGCAAACTGCTCTCAATACCTGGAGCgccagagaggacagatggCTAGTGATT CTGCACCAGCTGCTCGCTCTCTCAAGCCGGGTGCCGAGCCCACAACGCGGAGGGGCACACGTATTAAGAGGAGCAAGTCAAAGAGAGCGAAGCAGATCGAGTCCTCGGACAGCACAGTGTCTCGTCACGGGCGACAGCAGCTGCGGCCTCCTCGTCTTAACCACGGACTCAACCCGACCTCTTGGTCTCCCTCTGAAACATCGCAGTCAACTTTCCCCATGGCCTACCCCTCCATGATGCCTGGCTATCCCCTCCAGGTTTACCCCAGAGACAGCTCAGCAGCTACCCACACACACGCCACTCTACAAGGCTGTAGGGAGAATCAGGTCCCCCAGGCTCCACCCTGTCCGTCGTCCATCCATGCGCCTCCCTACACCGCCCCAATGGTCACCGCCCCCATGGTCACTGCCCCCATGGTCACCACACCCATGGTCACCCCTATAGTGGCTCTAATGCTGCCCAATTATGTGTACCCTCCAGTGGCCACTGGACTGCCACCCCCACAGCCAGTGTTCCACACAGACGCTGGTGGCTTCCCCACCCAAACACAGCCTTTTTGTCAGGCTGCCTTCCCAGTCCAGGTCCCCTTCAcagctcctccctccttcagtgTTCCGAACCAGTTCACTCCTCAGGCCGGCTATCTGACCCCGTCGTTCTTCTTCCCCCCGTCCTCGGAAACCCCAAAGGCCCAAATGGAGGGCCAGTCACGCTCCTCTACGCCGCAGTCTGGAGGAGTCGGAGACCCAGCATCCCCACCCCTGTTCCAGTCTCGCTGCAGCTCACCCCTCAACCTGCTAGAGCTGGAGCTGTCGGTGGACAGGCAGGACAGCACAGCGCTCTCCTGTGGAGGACAAGGGAATAATACAACAGAAAGGGAGAAAGGAGCAAGTGGCAGCCAGGCCAAAGAGAGGGATTTGAAGCAG GCGAGTTCACGCGGCGACGGCAACAACAGCGACGTCAACTCTTTGTCCAGCGACATGTTGGACATTATCCTCCATGAGGACTCCTGCTCAGGCACTGGCTCAGCCACATCAGGGTCCATGGGCTCAGGGTCCAATGGCTGTGGGACTTCAGCGAGTGGGACGTCCAACAGCGGGACATCTCAGAGCAGGACGTCAGGCAGCAGAGGCTCGGCCAGCGGGACCTCCGGCAGTGGAACAG GAAGCAACAACAGTAGCAATTACTTTGGCAGTGTAGACTCATCCCAGAACAGTCAGAAGGTCAACGGTCACAGCGAGGGGAGGCCGATGGAGATGGAGCGGAGCGACCACTACATCAA tgacatCCAGAGAGTGCTgcaagaggacagagagaagctgAGACTGCTGCACAAGAGCCAGCCACGATTCTCAGAGGAACAGAAGAAGGAGCTGTTTGAGGTGCACCCCTGGATGAAGAAGGGGCGACTTCCAAAGGCAATAGATGTCAAG GTGTGCACCTGCTGTGACGGCGCCTCAGAGGCGGCAGCAGTGGCAGCTGTGGTGGAGGCGGCGGAGGATCAGCCTGACCTGGACATCGCTGACACAGACACGGAGGAGGTCGGCTGCCAGCAGAGGCCCGGGGAGGAACCCACGAACActgttgtcatttcctgtcacagTCCTTCTCTTGGCACGACAAGCGAGACAATAAACTGCTAA
- the per2 gene encoding period circadian protein homolog 2 isoform X4: MSEDSDLKPFHFPVLEDEDEAPECSSMARGASGCSSMSQLHRMGGYSQGGPDLGLPSEGSDSSGHDPSASPHNHRKNARSRSLREEDVEMKSSGSSGSGTESHGNESHGNESHGNESHGHESTGSSNGNSKDSALLESSESNKSSNSHSPSPPSSSNAFSLLSSEQDNPSTSGCSSQESAKAKTQKEVIKTLKELKLHLPAEKRHNNKSSTLNTLKYALRCVKQVEANEEYYQLQMINDSQPSGLDVSSYTIEEIDSITSEYTLKNNDIFAVAVSLNTGRIVYISDQAASILNCKRDVFKNTKFVEFLTPQDVSVFYSFTTPYRLPSWSMCTGAESSPSDCMQEKSFFCRISGGKECEGNLKYYPFRMTPYLMKVQDTVHAEDQFCCLLLAERVHSGYDAPRIPTDKRIFTTTHTPSCVFQDVDERAVPLLGYLPQDLIGTPVLLHLHPNDRPTMLGIHKKILQYAGQPFDHSSIRFCARNGEYIILDTSWSSFVNPWSRKVSFVIGRHKVRTGPVNEDVFVTPPSSVAEMKNMDSDIQEVTEQIHRLLLQPVHNSGSSGYGSLSRTDHILGMTSSSESLDNGHGSKMQQVAEEVSDKARPRTFQEICKGIHLQKSQEQQTTKPHYKKSGCIESVQKSSAVVRPKDSAAPLSMRDIEVTMEESRSSVQEEMPFFDQAGCSYQQISCLDSVVRYLESCNVPITMKRKCQSSSNTTSSNSDDGKQKGSDSMQASEEPALLKDQSGLSALDVRDKKSSDAATAVVGTSLPLPVPNKPESVVSITSQCSYSSTIVHVGDKKPQPESEIIEDVPGTGETVESVQNIWAPPLPAVSPPCQERESYKKLGLTKQVLAAHTQKEEQAFLYRFKEHRGLTALRANCSQYLERQRGQMASDSAPAARSLKPGAEPTTRRGTRIKRSKSKRAKQIESSDSTVSRHGRQQLRPPRLNHGLNPTSWSPSETSQSTFPMAYPSMMPGYPLQVYPRDSSAATHTHATLQGCRENQVPQAPPCPSSIHAPPYTAPMVTAPMVTAPMVTTPMVTPIVALMLPNYVYPPVATGLPPPQPVFHTDAGGFPTQTQPFCQAAFPVQVPFTAPPSFSVPNQFTPQAGYLTPSFFFPPSSETPKAQMEGQSRSSTPQSGGVGDPASPPLFQSRCSSPLNLLELELSVDRQDSTALSCGGQGNNTTEREKGASGSQAKERDLKQPSLSVLGPPGPLYCEGTSCVCERLSWDKVFSRLRACSKEASSRGDGNNSDVNSLSSDMLDIILHEDSCSGTGSATSGSMGSGSNGCGTSASGTSNSGTSQSRTSGSRGSASGTSGSGTGSNNSSNYFGSVDSSQNSQKVNGHSEGRPMEMERSDHYIKLKVRAHCPVPATDRSPVYR; the protein is encoded by the exons ATGTCAGAAGATTCAGATCTCAAACCCTTTCACTTTCCAGTgctggaggatgaggacgaAGCCCCAGAGTGCAGCTCCATGGCAAGGGGGGCCTCAGGGTGCAGCTCCATGTCACAGCTGCACCGGATGGGTGGCTACAGCCAAGGCGGGCCTGACCTTGGCCTCCCGTCAGAAGGCAGCGACAGCAGCGGGCACGACCCTTCTGCATCACCGCACAACCATCGCAAGAATGCACGCTCCCGATCGCTCCGCGAGGAGGACGTGGAAATGAAGAGCAGTGGGTCCAGTGGGAGTGGTACCGAATCACACGGCAATGAAAGCCACGGCAATGAGAGTCATGGCAACGAGAGCCACGGGCATGAGTCAACGGGCAGCTCCAATGGCAACAGTAAAGATTCAGCACTTCTTGAGTCCTCTGAAAGCAACAAGAG CTCCAACTCCCACAGTCCATCTCCCCCCAGCAGCTCAAATGCCTTCAGTCTGCTGAGCTCGGAGCAGGACAACCCGTCAACCAGCGGCTGCAG TAGTCAAGAGTCCGCCAAAGCCAAGACTCAGAAGGAGGTGATTAAAACTCTGAAGGAGCTGAAGCTTCACCTGCCCGCTGAGAAGAGACACAATAACAAGTCGAGCACGTTGAACACCCTCAAGTATGCGCTGCGCTGTGTTAAGCAGGTGGAAG CCAATGAGGAGTATTACCAGCTGCAGATGATCAATGACAGTCAGCCCTCAGGCCTTGATGTATCCTCTTACACGATAGAGGAGATAGACAGCATCACTTCTGAATACACTCTCAAAAACAAT GACATTTTTGCAGTCGCGGTGTCTCTCAACACGGGAAGGATAGTCTACATTTCCGATCAGGCTGCCTCCATCCTCAACTGTAAGAGGGATGTGTTCAAGAACACCAAGTTTGTGGAGTTCCTGACGCCGCAGGACGTCAGTGTGTTCTACAGCTTCACAACGCCTTACCGCCTGCCTTCCTGGAGCATGTGCACTGGTGCAG AGTCATCACCATCTGACTGCATGCAGGAGAAATCCTTTTTCTGTCGTATCAG TGGTGGGAAGGAGTGTGAGGGGAATCTGAAGTACTATCCATTCCGCATGACTCCCTACCTGATGAAGGTCCAAGACACTGTGCACGCTGAAGACCAgttctgctgcctcctgctggctGAGAGAGTCCACTCTGGTTATGATG CACCCAGAATTCCAACAGACAAACGCATcttcaccaccacacacactcctagttgtgtgtttcaggatgtGGATGAGAG GGCGGTGCCTCTCCTCGGGTACCTCCCCCAGGACCTGATTGGCACACcagtcctcctccacctgcatccCAATGACCGGCCCACTATGTTGGGTATTCACAAAAAGA TCCTTCAGTACGCAGGGCAACCGTTTGACCATTCGTCCATCCGGTTCTGTGCGCGAAATGGCGAATACATCATCCTTGACACCAGTTGGTCCAGTTTCGTTAACCCCTGGAGCCGCAAGGTCTCCTTTGTTATCGGGAGACACAAAGTGCGCAC GGGCCCTGTGAATGAAGATGTTTTCGTAACCCCGCCATCGTCTGTGGCCGAGATGAAGAACATGGACTCTGACATCCAGGAGGTTACTGAGCAGATCCATCGGCTCCTGCTACAG CCGGTTCATAACAGTGGCTCCAGTGGCTACGGCAGCCTGAGCAGAACTGACCACATTCTGGGCATGACCTCTTCTAGCGAGAGCCTCGACAACGGCCACGGGAGCAAAATGCAACAAGTGGCAGAGGAAGTGAGCGACAAAGCCAGACCT CGAACGTTTCAGGAAATCTGTAAAGGAATTCACCTTCAGAAGAGCCAGGAGCAGCAAACAACCAAACCACACTACAAGAAAAGCGGCTGCA TAGAGTCCGTACAGAAGAGCTCAGCAGTGGTGCGGCCCAAAGACTCGGCAGCTCCCCTCAGCATGAGGGACATTGAGGTCACAATGGAGGAGAGTAGGTCCTCTGTCCAGGAGGAGATGCCGTTCTTTGATCAGGCCGGCTGCTCCTACCAGCAGATCAGCTGTCTGGACAGTGTTGTCAG GTACTTGGAGAGCTGTAATGTTCCCATCACCATGAAAAGGAAGTGCCAGTCTTCCTCTAACACCACGTCATCTAACTCAGATGACGGCAAGCAGAAGGGATCTGACAGCATGCAGGCGTCTGAAG AACCAGCCCTGTTGAAGGATCAGTCTGGTCTCTCCGCTTTGGATGTTCGAGACAAAAAGTCCAGTGACGCTGCCACAGCGGTAGTGGGCACCTCGCTGCCCCTACCTGTACCTAACAAACCAGAAAGCGTGGTGTCCATAACCAGCCAGTGTAGCTACAGTAGCACCATAGTGCATGTTGGGGACAAGAAACCTCAGCCCGAGTCAG AGATCATAGAGGATGTCCCGGGGACAGGAGAGACGGTAGAGTCCGTCCAGAACATCTGGgctcctccacttcctgctgtttcCCCTCCCTGTCAGGAGAGGGAGTCCTACAAGAAGCTGGGCTTGACCAAGCAGGTTCTGGCAGCCCATACGCAGAAGGAGGAGCAGGCCTTTCTGTATCGCTTCAAGGAGCATCGCGGACTCACAGCACTCAGAGCAAACTGCTCTCAATACCTGGAGCgccagagaggacagatggCTAGTGATT CTGCACCAGCTGCTCGCTCTCTCAAGCCGGGTGCCGAGCCCACAACGCGGAGGGGCACACGTATTAAGAGGAGCAAGTCAAAGAGAGCGAAGCAGATCGAGTCCTCGGACAGCACAGTGTCTCGTCACGGGCGACAGCAGCTGCGGCCTCCTCGTCTTAACCACGGACTCAACCCGACCTCTTGGTCTCCCTCTGAAACATCGCAGTCAACTTTCCCCATGGCCTACCCCTCCATGATGCCTGGCTATCCCCTCCAGGTTTACCCCAGAGACAGCTCAGCAGCTACCCACACACACGCCACTCTACAAGGCTGTAGGGAGAATCAGGTCCCCCAGGCTCCACCCTGTCCGTCGTCCATCCATGCGCCTCCCTACACCGCCCCAATGGTCACCGCCCCCATGGTCACTGCCCCCATGGTCACCACACCCATGGTCACCCCTATAGTGGCTCTAATGCTGCCCAATTATGTGTACCCTCCAGTGGCCACTGGACTGCCACCCCCACAGCCAGTGTTCCACACAGACGCTGGTGGCTTCCCCACCCAAACACAGCCTTTTTGTCAGGCTGCCTTCCCAGTCCAGGTCCCCTTCAcagctcctccctccttcagtgTTCCGAACCAGTTCACTCCTCAGGCCGGCTATCTGACCCCGTCGTTCTTCTTCCCCCCGTCCTCGGAAACCCCAAAGGCCCAAATGGAGGGCCAGTCACGCTCCTCTACGCCGCAGTCTGGAGGAGTCGGAGACCCAGCATCCCCACCCCTGTTCCAGTCTCGCTGCAGCTCACCCCTCAACCTGCTAGAGCTGGAGCTGTCGGTGGACAGGCAGGACAGCACAGCGCTCTCCTGTGGAGGACAAGGGAATAATACAACAGAAAGGGAGAAAGGAGCAAGTGGCAGCCAGGCCAAAGAGAGGGATTTGAAGCAG CCATCTCTCAGTGTCCTTGGTCCACCAGGACCCTTGTATTGCGAGGGCACGTCCTGTGTCTGTGAGCGTTTGTCTTGGGATAAAGTGTTCTCTAGGCTGAGGGCTTGCAGCAAAGAG GCGAGTTCACGCGGCGACGGCAACAACAGCGACGTCAACTCTTTGTCCAGCGACATGTTGGACATTATCCTCCATGAGGACTCCTGCTCAGGCACTGGCTCAGCCACATCAGGGTCCATGGGCTCAGGGTCCAATGGCTGTGGGACTTCAGCGAGTGGGACGTCCAACAGCGGGACATCTCAGAGCAGGACGTCAGGCAGCAGAGGCTCGGCCAGCGGGACCTCCGGCAGTGGAACAG GAAGCAACAACAGTAGCAATTACTTTGGCAGTGTAGACTCATCCCAGAACAGTCAGAAGGTCAACGGTCACAGCGAGGGGAGGCCGATGGAGATGGAGCGGAGCGACCACTACATCAA GCTGAAGGTTCGGGCACACTGTCCTGTTCCTGCTACAGACAGGTCTCCTGTTTATAGATGA